A genomic segment from Juglans regia cultivar Chandler chromosome 14, Walnut 2.0, whole genome shotgun sequence encodes:
- the LOC108998937 gene encoding F-box protein At2g27310-like, with product MASSSTGTPFAIVDHGGGLAISSLHPEIIQTHILTLLDGPTLASAACASSQLHKLSNEDKLWRDICSAEWPSTEHPLVSRAISSFPAGHRSFFSDSFPAIDYRSQTKNTNRSSLPEVLLSAVDMHYKDELILSKVYETVTESETGWFLCSPFRVDLLDMKESVQTQIRQVGDEKAWLENLEENLTLSWIVIDPNQNRALNISSRRPVSVQRHWLTGEIQLRYATIMAGDHSSLTSDFVQCAVVVTCGGKAGKEMDVRDVSMLLEDIEGKHVNGRESLVVLKAAMESGKRKKETRKGEGKERFEEYLEMKKGRSERKKRREKAMDMACILTGATIFLTFWSFLLLR from the coding sequence ATGGCTTCTTCCTCGACCGGCACACCTTTTGCAATCGTCGATCATGGCGGTGGCCTGGCGATATCTTCCTTGCATCCAGAAATCATCCAGACCCACATCCTGACCCTACTCGACGGTCCGACTCTAGCCTCCGCTGCCTGCGCATCGTCCCAATTGCACAAGCTCTCCAACGAAGACAAGCTCTGGCGTGACATCTGCTCCGCAGAGTGGCCGTCGACTGAACACCCTCTTGTCAGCCGCGCTATCTCCTCGTTCCCAGCCGGGCACCGTTCGTTTTTCTCGGACTCATTTCCGGCCATCGATTACCGCTCACAGACGAAGAATACCAACCGTTCATCTCTCCCGGAGGTGCTGCTCTCCGCCGTCGACATGCACTACAAGGACGAGCTTATTTTGTCTAAAGTTTATGAGACTGTGACAGAGTCCGAGACAGGGTGGTTTCTCTGCTCGCCTTTCCGGGTCGACCTGCTTGACATGAAAGAGTCGGTTCAGACACAGATACGGCAAGTCGGAGATGAAAAGGCGTGGCTCGAGAACCTGGAGGAGAACTTGACCTTAAGCTGGATCGTGATTGACCCAAACCAAAATAGGGCGCTGAATATTTCCAGCCGGAGACCCGTTTCGGTCCAGCGGCATTGGTTGACAGGGGAGATACAGCTCCGCTACGCGACGATTATGGCTGGGGATCATAGTTCGTTGACTTCGGACTTCGTGCAGTGCGCGGTTGTAGTGACGTGCGGGGGGAAGGCGGGAAAGGAGATGGATGTGAGGGACGTGAGCATGCTGCTGGAGGACATTGAAGGGAAGCATGTGAACGGGAGGGAGAGTTTGGTAGTTCTGAAGGCAGCCATGGAAAGTgggaagagaaagaaggagaCGAGAAAAGGGGAAGGAAAAGAGAGGTTCGAAGAGTATTTGGAGATGAAGAAAGGGAGgagtgagagaaagaagaggagagagaaagcGATGGACATGGCTTGCATTCTTACCGGGGCTACTATTTTCTTGACCTTTTGGTCCTTTCTTTTGTTAAGATAG
- the LOC108998923 gene encoding small RNA-binding protein 11, chloroplastic-like, with the protein MAALRGISQAGNISPARMNFFRGFASRLFVKGISFSTTEDTLVEAFSKFGQVIEAKVIMDKVRNRTKGFGYVTFANEDEAQKALMDMNGKVLDGRVLFVDNVRPSRKFNSGVPITRGPPVPAADS; encoded by the exons ATGGCGGCTTTAAGAGGTATCTCCCAAGCTGGTAACATTTCTCCTGCACGGATGAACTTCTTCAGAGGATTCGCTTCCAGGCTCTTCGTCAAAG GTATATCTTTCTCCACCACGGAGGATACACTAGTGGAAGCATTTTCTAAATTTGGCCAAGTTATTGAAG CTAAAGTAATTATGGACAAAGTTAGAAACCGAACAAAAGGTTTTGGGTATGTGACTTTTGCTAATGAGGATGAAGCCCAGAAAGCCTTGATGGACATGAATGGGAAG GTACTTGATGGACGCGTTCTTTTTGTGGACAACGTAAGGCCCAGTAGGAAGTTCAATTCTGGTGTGCCAATAACAAGAGGACCCCCAGTGCCAGCAGCTGATAGCTGA
- the LOC108998929 gene encoding uncharacterized mitochondrial protein AtMg00860-like, producing the protein MAKCKFGMEEIDYLRHVTFDIGVQADPSKIESRLEWLVPSSLKALRGFLGLTGYYRKIIRYYGTIDAPLIDLMKKNVFVWTEGATQAFMALKKAITELSVLRLPDFP; encoded by the coding sequence ATGGCTAAATGTAAGTTTGGCATGGAGGAGATTGATTACCTAAGGCATGTTACCTTTGACATTGGTGTTCAAGCTGACCCCTCTAAAATTGAATCAAGACTAGAATGGCTCGTTCCATCTTCATTGAAGGCACTGAGAGGCTTTTTGGGCCTTACTGGCTATTAcagaaaaattataagatattatGGCACTATTGATGCTCCGTTGATTGACTTGATGAAGAAAAATGTCTTTGTTTGGACTGAGGGGGCAACTCAAGCTTTTATGGCTTTGAAAAAGGCAATCACTGAACTTTCTGTGTTGAGGTTACCAGATTTTCCCTAG